In Aquiflexum balticum DSM 16537, a single genomic region encodes these proteins:
- the mutL gene encoding DNA mismatch repair endonuclease MutL: MNDIIQLLPDAIANQIAAGEVVQRPASALKELMENAVDAGASMVNVLVKEAGKNLIQVIDNGKGMSMTDARMSFERHATSKIRTSEDLFAIRTFGFRGEALASIAAVSQVEMKTRRQGEELGTMLQIEGSEVKKQEPIATQNGTSISVKNLFFNVPARRNFLKSNSVEMKHLVEEFQRVALSYPEIGFRFMQHDMELFNLPPGKLSQRIVGIFGKSYQNHLVTCVEETPHLNIRGYIGKPESAKKSRGDQFFFVNNRYIKNNYLHHAVVNSYEGLIASDMHPFYVLFLDIEPSHIDINVHPTKTEIKFDDERTVYGVVRSAIKQALGAHNVVPTLNFGLDVNFNETWEKDKVQSEKVSLENAFKPDTIGPDNQYKTFQSPAFKKQSVSGWEKLFESGENLNVTQETKSHEIEDQDEVLTFPSKANEDVSKLNEGRKSGATFQVENNYIVAQMSSGLLIIDQQAAHERILYEKYSKQLTKAAGASQQCLFPQHIQLGQADFALVMDIMDELKSLGFVIEEFGKSTILIQGVPADIYVTNEKRLFEGLIDQFKHFKSELSLDNRENLARSLARRSSIKKGNVLAASEMETIVGQLFACQNPNYGLSGNKTFIKLDLPKIHSFFTK; encoded by the coding sequence GCAAGCATGGTCAATGTACTGGTAAAAGAAGCTGGAAAAAATCTTATTCAAGTCATAGACAATGGTAAAGGCATGTCTATGACTGATGCACGGATGAGCTTTGAAAGGCATGCCACTTCCAAAATCAGAACTTCAGAAGATCTGTTTGCCATTCGGACATTTGGCTTCCGTGGCGAAGCACTGGCTTCTATTGCAGCTGTTTCCCAGGTAGAAATGAAAACCAGACGACAAGGTGAGGAACTGGGAACAATGCTTCAGATTGAAGGTTCGGAGGTAAAAAAACAAGAACCCATTGCTACACAAAATGGCACTTCCATATCTGTAAAAAACCTGTTTTTCAATGTCCCTGCAAGAAGAAATTTTCTGAAATCAAATTCAGTAGAAATGAAACACCTCGTGGAAGAATTTCAGCGGGTTGCACTTTCTTATCCTGAAATCGGGTTCAGATTTATGCAGCATGACATGGAACTTTTTAATCTTCCTCCAGGAAAACTCAGCCAAAGAATTGTAGGTATTTTTGGGAAATCATACCAAAATCATTTGGTTACTTGCGTTGAGGAAACTCCCCACCTAAATATCAGGGGTTATATCGGAAAACCTGAATCTGCCAAAAAATCGCGTGGGGACCAATTCTTTTTTGTCAATAACAGATACATTAAAAACAACTACCTCCACCATGCTGTTGTCAATTCCTATGAAGGGTTGATAGCTTCTGATATGCACCCTTTTTATGTGCTTTTCTTGGATATTGAACCCAGCCATATTGACATCAATGTACATCCTACCAAAACCGAGATCAAGTTTGATGATGAAAGGACAGTCTATGGAGTAGTAAGGTCCGCCATCAAGCAGGCGCTTGGTGCTCACAATGTGGTCCCCACTTTGAATTTTGGTCTCGATGTCAATTTCAACGAAACATGGGAAAAGGACAAAGTCCAATCCGAAAAAGTGAGTCTGGAAAATGCGTTTAAACCTGATACCATCGGCCCGGACAACCAATACAAGACTTTTCAAAGTCCGGCATTCAAAAAACAGTCCGTTTCGGGATGGGAAAAACTTTTCGAAAGTGGGGAAAACCTGAACGTCACGCAAGAAACCAAATCCCATGAGATAGAGGATCAAGATGAAGTTCTCACTTTCCCTTCTAAGGCAAATGAGGACGTGTCCAAGTTGAATGAAGGCAGAAAATCAGGGGCAACATTCCAGGTGGAAAACAATTATATTGTTGCGCAGATGTCCTCAGGATTGCTGATTATCGACCAGCAGGCCGCACATGAAAGAATTCTTTACGAGAAATATTCAAAACAACTGACAAAAGCTGCAGGCGCTTCCCAGCAATGTCTCTTCCCACAGCATATTCAACTGGGACAGGCGGATTTTGCACTGGTAATGGATATAATGGACGAACTCAAAAGTTTGGGGTTTGTCATTGAAGAGTTTGGAAAAAGCACCATATTGATACAAGGTGTTCCCGCTGATATCTATGTGACCAATGAAAAAAGGCTATTTGAAGGACTGATAGATCAGTTCAAACATTTCAAATCCGAACTTTCTTTGGATAACAGGGAAAATCTGGCACGTTCCTTGGCCAGAAGATCTTCCATCAAGAAAGGAAATGTGTTGGCTGCTTCTGAAATGGAAACGATCGTCGGGCAGCTTTTTGCCTGTCAAAATCCGAATTATGGACTTTCAGGGAACAAAACCTTCATCAAACTGGATTTACCTAAAATACACAGCTTTTTTACTAAATAA
- a CDS encoding rhomboid family intramembrane serine protease — translation MFRNLTPVVKNLLLITVGVYVITAFLMPQLKSIFALYYVNSSRFLPFQFLTYMFMHADFWHLFSNMFGLFIFGPLLEEFLGPKKILILWMVCGVGSGLLYSGYTSFKMHQLDNKISAFYENPSPELFSDFVKDNKHFFKSGVYDFIDAYSRNPSDSGLIQRAKENLNGIRDIQVNIPMVGASGALFGVLIAFGMLFPNTQLFLLFPPMPVKAKYLVLFYGLYTLYAILNNNPGDNVAHFAHLSGLVIGAGLVYYWKKSRKNFY, via the coding sequence ATGTTCAGAAATCTAACACCTGTAGTTAAAAATCTTTTGCTCATCACAGTAGGCGTTTATGTGATCACTGCCTTCCTGATGCCTCAGTTGAAGTCAATATTCGCGCTGTACTATGTGAACAGCAGTAGGTTTCTGCCTTTCCAGTTTCTGACCTACATGTTCATGCATGCTGATTTCTGGCATTTGTTCAGCAATATGTTCGGACTTTTTATTTTTGGGCCTTTATTGGAAGAATTCCTTGGGCCAAAAAAGATCCTGATACTTTGGATGGTCTGCGGGGTGGGTTCCGGGTTATTGTATTCGGGATATACTTCTTTCAAAATGCACCAACTTGACAATAAAATAAGTGCATTCTATGAAAATCCCAGTCCGGAACTCTTCAGTGATTTTGTAAAGGACAACAAACACTTTTTCAAATCAGGGGTTTATGACTTTATTGATGCTTACAGTAGGAATCCTTCAGACAGTGGGTTGATTCAGCGGGCAAAAGAAAATTTAAATGGCATCAGAGATATTCAGGTGAATATTCCAATGGTAGGTGCTTCAGGTGCTTTGTTCGGAGTCCTGATAGCTTTTGGAATGCTGTTTCCCAATACCCAACTGTTTTTATTATTTCCTCCTATGCCTGTGAAAGCCAAATATTTGGTCTTATTTTACGGTCTTTATACCTTGTATGCGATTTTAAACAATAACCCGGGGGACAATGTGGCACATTTTGCCCACTTAAGCGGTTTGGTAATAGGTGCAGGTCTCGTGTATTATTGGAAAAAAAGCAGAAAAAACTTTTATTGA
- a CDS encoding rhomboid family intramembrane serine protease, with product MYGGFLLNLRNAFKQNNNSLYKIIAINILVFFAMLVVRVIFTFSGAGSLYQAFRSVLMMPADISQILVQPWSILTYMFFHEGLFHILFNMLFLYWFGLLLHEYLGSRKLANIYILGGLAGALLYVVMYNISPYFSDVLSSSRMLGASAGVYAVVVAAATLSPNTTFFLLLLGPVKIKYIAIFYVLIAFVNSAGENAGGELAHLGGAALGFLYVYQLQKGRDLGAWIQAIGNFFVNIFEKKPSVKVTYRKKKSYTTTPDPTPSKSVKSTSGKVEVATQEEIDLILDKIAEKGYDALSKEEKRKLFEFSKK from the coding sequence ATGTACGGAGGATTCTTATTAAACCTTAGAAATGCTTTCAAGCAAAACAACAACAGCTTGTACAAGATCATAGCGATCAACATTCTGGTGTTTTTTGCCATGCTTGTTGTTAGGGTGATTTTTACATTTTCGGGGGCGGGGTCACTATACCAGGCTTTTCGATCTGTTTTGATGATGCCCGCAGATATTAGCCAGATATTGGTACAGCCATGGTCTATATTGACTTATATGTTTTTTCATGAGGGATTGTTCCATATTCTTTTCAATATGCTTTTCCTGTATTGGTTTGGTCTGTTACTCCATGAATATCTCGGAAGTAGAAAGCTGGCAAATATTTATATTCTAGGAGGATTGGCAGGAGCCCTGCTTTATGTAGTGATGTATAATATTTCTCCTTATTTCAGTGATGTCCTTAGCTCTTCCAGAATGTTGGGGGCAAGTGCAGGGGTATATGCTGTAGTGGTCGCTGCCGCAACCCTCTCTCCCAATACCACCTTTTTCTTGCTTCTTCTCGGTCCTGTCAAGATCAAGTATATCGCTATTTTTTATGTGCTGATTGCTTTTGTCAACTCAGCAGGTGAGAATGCCGGCGGAGAGTTGGCCCATTTGGGCGGAGCAGCTTTAGGATTTCTTTATGTCTATCAACTTCAGAAAGGAAGGGATTTAGGCGCTTGGATACAGGCAATTGGAAACTTCTTTGTCAATATCTTTGAGAAAAAGCCTTCTGTAAAAGTAACTTATAGAAAAAAGAAATCTTATACCACAACACCTGACCCGACTCCATCTAAATCTGTGAAGAGTACATCCGGAAAAGTTGAAGTTGCTACTCAAGAGGAAATAGATCTGATATTGGACAAAATCGCTGAAAAAGGATATGATGCCCTCAGCAAAGAAGAAAAAAGAAAACTTTTTGAGTTTAGTAAAAAGTGA
- the rlmN gene encoding 23S rRNA (adenine(2503)-C(2))-methyltransferase RlmN, with amino-acid sequence MDSTSKKDIRKFTLEQLEDFFISQGDKKFRAKQVYEWLWNKSLKNFDDMSNISKETREMLKANFTINHILVDLMQHSTDGTIKNAVKLYDDKIVESVLIPTTKRITACVSSQVGCSLDCNFCATARLKRMRNLNPDEIYDQVVAIKEEAETYFKRPLTNIVFMGMGEPLLNYANVIEAIDKITSPEGLGMAARRITLSTVGIPKMIKKMADDEVKFNLAVSLHSAINETRSRLMPINDVNPLEDLGEALKYWYQKTKRKVTYEYVIWESINDNEEHARALAKFCKIIPSKVNIIQYNPIDEGEFRQASKEAVEMYVRILEQNGIIAKVRKSRGQDIDAACGQLANKNEVAQLG; translated from the coding sequence ATGGACAGTACTTCAAAAAAAGACATCAGAAAGTTTACACTCGAACAGTTGGAGGATTTTTTTATTTCCCAAGGAGATAAGAAATTCCGGGCCAAGCAGGTGTATGAATGGCTGTGGAACAAGTCCCTCAAAAACTTTGATGACATGAGCAATATCTCGAAAGAAACCAGGGAAATGCTCAAAGCCAATTTCACCATCAATCATATACTAGTGGACCTGATGCAGCACTCTACCGATGGTACCATCAAAAATGCCGTAAAGCTTTATGATGACAAAATCGTGGAATCTGTCCTGATTCCCACCACCAAAAGAATCACCGCCTGTGTTTCCTCTCAGGTTGGTTGCAGTCTGGACTGTAATTTTTGTGCCACAGCCAGGCTTAAGCGCATGCGAAACCTCAACCCCGATGAAATTTACGATCAGGTAGTGGCCATCAAAGAAGAAGCAGAAACCTATTTTAAACGCCCCTTGACCAATATAGTCTTTATGGGCATGGGCGAACCATTGCTCAATTATGCCAACGTCATCGAAGCTATCGACAAAATCACTTCACCCGAAGGTCTGGGGATGGCAGCGAGAAGGATTACACTTTCTACAGTCGGGATCCCAAAAATGATCAAAAAAATGGCTGATGATGAGGTGAAGTTCAACCTTGCCGTTTCCCTTCACTCAGCCATCAATGAAACCCGAAGCAGGTTGATGCCCATCAATGATGTCAATCCCTTGGAAGACCTGGGAGAAGCCCTGAAGTACTGGTACCAAAAAACCAAACGAAAAGTCACCTATGAATATGTAATCTGGGAAAGCATCAACGACAACGAGGAACACGCTAGGGCTTTAGCCAAATTCTGCAAAATCATTCCTTCCAAAGTCAATATCATCCAGTACAACCCGATCGATGAAGGTGAATTCCGTCAGGCATCCAAGGAGGCCGTGGAAATGTATGTAAGGATATTGGAACAAAACGGCATCATCGCCAAAGTCAGAAAATCACGTGGTCAGGACATCGATGCTGCCTGTGGTCAATTGGCTAATAAGAATGAGGTGGCTCAGTTGGGGTAG
- a CDS encoding Txe/YoeB family addiction module toxin, translating into MEFTLEAIKDLERHKKSGDKTLLTKINKLLDELEEHPEIGTGKPEKLKYQFSGKWSRRIDRKHRLVYSIDYENSTVEVLSAYGHYE; encoded by the coding sequence GTGGAATTCACTCTTGAAGCAATCAAGGATTTAGAAAGACACAAAAAATCAGGAGATAAAACCCTACTGACTAAAATTAACAAATTGCTTGACGAGCTTGAAGAACATCCTGAAATAGGAACTGGAAAACCTGAAAAACTTAAATACCAATTTTCAGGAAAGTGGTCACGTAGAATTGATAGAAAACATCGTCTGGTGTATTCTATTGATTATGAAAATTCCACAGTCGAAGTCCTATCCGCATATGGTCATTATGAATAA
- a CDS encoding TIM barrel protein, with protein sequence MNARRDFLKKAGFATAALGIGIPQISFSMKNQDPLFKISLAEWSVNRLLFSGQMDHLDFPLLSKKHGILAVEYVNQFFMDKAKDKNYLSEMNTRCKNEGISQVLIMVDREGTLGAKAATDRQQTVENHKKWVEAAKFLGCHSIRINAYTEIPWSSDPQMASEAMKLCADGMRSLCEFADDFDIDIIIENHGGFSSDAKWLVGMLKQTGHERAGSLPDFGNFRIFKDENKHITYDSYLGVDELMPLAKGVSLKPTVFDDKGNQFPLDYERMMKIVLSHGYHGYVGIEHGEKDREWESIVEIRDKLVEVRDAMKE encoded by the coding sequence ATGAATGCTAGAAGAGATTTTCTCAAAAAAGCCGGATTTGCAACAGCAGCTTTAGGAATAGGTATTCCCCAAATCAGTTTCTCCATGAAAAATCAAGACCCCTTGTTCAAAATTTCTCTTGCAGAATGGTCCGTCAACCGTTTGCTGTTTTCAGGACAGATGGATCATCTTGATTTTCCATTGTTGAGCAAAAAGCATGGCATCCTTGCAGTGGAATATGTCAATCAGTTTTTTATGGACAAGGCAAAGGACAAGAACTATCTCAGTGAAATGAATACCCGATGTAAGAATGAGGGTATTTCGCAGGTATTGATTATGGTGGACCGGGAAGGGACTTTGGGTGCCAAGGCTGCAACTGATAGGCAACAGACTGTTGAAAATCATAAAAAATGGGTGGAAGCAGCCAAATTTCTAGGTTGTCATTCTATCAGGATCAATGCCTATACCGAAATTCCGTGGTCATCTGATCCTCAGATGGCCTCCGAAGCGATGAAGCTGTGTGCAGATGGTATGCGATCTCTCTGTGAATTTGCAGATGATTTTGATATTGACATCATCATTGAAAACCATGGTGGGTTTTCCAGTGATGCCAAATGGCTGGTTGGGATGTTAAAACAGACCGGACACGAAAGAGCAGGCAGTCTGCCGGATTTCGGCAACTTTAGAATTTTCAAAGATGAGAACAAACACATCACTTATGATTCTTACTTGGGTGTAGATGAATTGATGCCCTTGGCCAAAGGAGTTAGTCTCAAGCCAACAGTCTTTGATGACAAAGGCAACCAATTTCCTTTGGACTATGAACGGATGATGAAAATTGTCCTTTCCCATGGCTATCACGGCTATGTGGGAATCGAGCATGGAGAAAAAGACCGGGAATGGGAGAGTATTGTGGAGATAAGGGATAAATTGGTGGAGGTGAGAGATGCGATGAAAGAGTGA
- a CDS encoding App1 family protein, which translates to MKRRQSLLLPFLYRIKRAYSSFKLKSGIKLGLIKSIMIIPFKGFGSEKEIYFVARILRDRKIGTSDAKDGRWRNFRKMYKRFMTWEIPNIRVKATFFGNEAIALSDEEGYVEFRIPVPADCHFSNQWQEVHLELLDKVIPKQGEVKAMNRVFLPSEHLEYGIISDIDDTIVPTGATRLWQMIKTTFLGNAHSRIPFPGVSAFYKALEKGRDDIESNPLFYVSSSPWNLYDFLMEFLEVHHIPKGPLMLRDIGLSREQLIAGSHFDHKLAQVEKIFEYYTDIPFILIGDSGQHDPEIYLQVIKDYPGRVKMIYIRDVQSSRHAAMEEIQLKMQNLGVEMLLVTDTLDAARHALAKGWIQKSDVIDIAETKKEDEEIK; encoded by the coding sequence TTGAAAAGACGACAATCCCTTCTGCTACCTTTTTTATATAGGATCAAGCGGGCTTATTCTTCCTTTAAACTCAAATCGGGAATCAAACTTGGGCTGATCAAGTCTATCATGATTATACCTTTCAAAGGTTTTGGGAGTGAAAAGGAAATATATTTTGTGGCAAGAATCCTAAGGGATAGAAAAATCGGCACATCCGATGCAAAAGACGGACGATGGAGGAATTTTCGGAAGATGTATAAACGTTTTATGACATGGGAAATCCCAAATATCAGGGTGAAGGCCACATTTTTTGGAAATGAGGCAATCGCTTTAAGTGATGAGGAAGGTTACGTTGAATTCAGAATTCCTGTTCCAGCTGATTGCCATTTCAGCAATCAATGGCAGGAAGTGCATCTTGAATTGTTGGATAAGGTCATTCCCAAGCAGGGTGAAGTTAAGGCCATGAACAGGGTATTCTTGCCCTCTGAACACTTGGAATATGGGATAATTTCAGACATAGACGATACCATTGTTCCTACAGGCGCCACCAGATTATGGCAGATGATCAAGACGACTTTTTTGGGAAATGCCCATTCCAGAATTCCTTTTCCCGGTGTTTCTGCCTTTTACAAAGCTTTGGAAAAAGGGAGAGATGATATAGAAAGCAATCCCTTGTTTTATGTTTCAAGTAGTCCATGGAACCTGTATGATTTCTTGATGGAGTTTTTGGAGGTGCATCATATTCCCAAAGGACCATTGATGCTGCGGGATATTGGGTTGTCAAGGGAACAATTGATTGCCGGCAGTCATTTTGACCACAAGCTGGCTCAGGTCGAAAAGATATTTGAATATTATACAGATATCCCTTTTATCCTGATCGGGGATTCCGGGCAACATGATCCTGAGATTTACCTGCAGGTGATCAAGGATTATCCCGGAAGGGTAAAAATGATTTACATCCGTGATGTCCAATCATCCAGACATGCTGCCATGGAAGAAATCCAATTGAAAATGCAAAATCTCGGTGTGGAGATGCTCTTGGTGACTGACACATTGGACGCTGCAAGGCACGCACTGGCCAAAGGTTGGATCCAAAAATCAGATGTAATAGATATCGCTGAAACCAAAAAAGAAGACGAAGAAATCAAATAA
- a CDS encoding cyanophycinase, which translates to MHISRHFLVLISFFFLIIYSCSAEPITPPIPPIQNPYSLGRVGNAEDTQKETEMGLVLMGGSTDVDAAMGWMIERSGGGDFVIIRVSGGDGYNDYLYNMGGLNSVETLRINTAEASNDEKVFETLMNAEALFIAGGDQSQYLRLWEGSKVEEAIQYLIHEKKIPIGGTSAGCAIMGEFVYTGENGSVVSQEALQNPFDERLTVRRSSLINHPFLQNTITDQHFSQRNREGRLVGFLARLKNLSDNQPLRAIAVDEKTAVVIDKNGQAKVFGQANAFYLMETNADQLPEILQIQTPLTWNLDQQALNYKTVNADENPSLDLKTWNWEWDGFWYVEKGDLKIIAESGN; encoded by the coding sequence ATGCATATTTCCAGACATTTTCTAGTGTTGATCTCTTTTTTCTTTTTGATCATTTATTCCTGTAGTGCTGAACCTATCACTCCTCCCATCCCACCTATTCAGAACCCATATTCATTAGGAAGGGTGGGAAATGCCGAAGATACCCAAAAAGAAACAGAAATGGGTCTTGTCCTGATGGGAGGAAGCACAGATGTGGATGCTGCTATGGGTTGGATGATAGAGCGGTCGGGAGGAGGTGATTTTGTGATCATCAGGGTAAGTGGCGGAGATGGATACAATGATTACCTGTATAATATGGGCGGACTGAATTCCGTGGAAACCTTGCGGATCAATACCGCTGAGGCCTCCAATGACGAGAAGGTATTTGAGACATTGATGAACGCTGAGGCTTTGTTTATTGCGGGTGGTGATCAATCCCAATATTTGAGATTATGGGAAGGGTCAAAGGTTGAGGAAGCAATTCAGTACCTGATTCATGAAAAGAAAATCCCTATAGGCGGGACCAGTGCAGGTTGTGCCATCATGGGTGAGTTTGTTTATACGGGGGAGAATGGTTCAGTTGTCAGTCAAGAAGCACTGCAGAATCCATTTGATGAAAGATTGACCGTACGCAGGTCAAGTCTCATCAATCATCCTTTTTTGCAAAATACGATTACTGACCAGCACTTTTCACAAAGAAACAGAGAGGGAAGGCTTGTTGGTTTTTTGGCCAGGTTAAAAAACCTTTCTGACAATCAGCCTCTCCGGGCAATTGCCGTAGATGAAAAGACTGCGGTCGTGATTGACAAAAATGGCCAAGCAAAAGTTTTTGGCCAGGCAAATGCTTTTTACCTGATGGAAACCAATGCGGATCAATTGCCGGAAATACTCCAAATCCAAACACCTTTGACCTGGAACCTTGACCAACAAGCCCTGAATTATAAAACCGTAAACGCTGATGAAAATCCATCTTTGGATCTCAAGACCTGGAATTGGGAATGGGACGGATTTTGGTATGTGGAAAAAGGAGACTTAAAAATAATTGCTGAAAGTGGGAATTGA
- a CDS encoding acyltransferase family protein — MRRHDLDWLRVIVFGLLIFYHVGMFFVPWGFHIKNDIIYPEIRLPMLFVNQWRLPILFVISGMGTYYALSKRSGGQFAKERIQRLLLPLVVGILLIVPPQVYFERLDKGQFSGGYFEFWPSQAFIGVYPEGNFSWHHLWFLPYLLLFSLVLIPAFLYLRNHPQSWLLKKMTVLASRPFGLFWLIIPLFIWESLLEPFFPSTHALWGDWFNVVNYITLFFFGFLLISVKEVFWKTVLENRRKYLYCGLVGFTLMVGLRQIYEDSTLIHFIEALFKVFNLWAWILALFGYAAAYLNRPSNALTYANESVYPFYILHQTITITLGYYLMHVGWGFWPKFLIMSAGTFGFSWLIYEFAIRRWKLIRPLFGLKVRNPTRIDKRIHA, encoded by the coding sequence ATGCGCAGACATGACTTAGACTGGCTAAGAGTAATCGTTTTTGGATTGCTGATATTTTACCATGTCGGGATGTTTTTTGTCCCTTGGGGATTCCATATCAAAAATGACATCATTTATCCCGAAATCAGATTGCCCATGTTATTTGTGAATCAATGGCGTTTGCCTATCCTTTTTGTGATTTCAGGAATGGGAACTTATTACGCCCTTTCGAAAAGAAGCGGTGGACAATTTGCCAAAGAAAGGATTCAAAGACTGTTGCTGCCTTTGGTGGTTGGTATTCTTTTGATTGTCCCCCCACAGGTTTATTTTGAGCGTTTGGATAAAGGGCAATTCTCGGGAGGGTATTTTGAATTTTGGCCCTCCCAGGCATTTATCGGAGTATATCCTGAAGGTAATTTTTCTTGGCACCACCTTTGGTTTTTACCCTATTTGTTGCTCTTTTCTCTGGTGTTGATTCCGGCTTTCCTTTACCTCAGAAATCATCCTCAAAGCTGGTTGTTGAAAAAAATGACTGTATTAGCTTCCCGACCTTTTGGTCTGTTTTGGCTGATCATTCCGCTTTTTATTTGGGAATCTTTATTAGAGCCGTTTTTTCCCTCCACTCATGCCCTTTGGGGAGATTGGTTCAACGTGGTGAATTATATCACCTTGTTCTTTTTTGGCTTTTTGCTGATTTCAGTCAAAGAAGTATTCTGGAAAACTGTTCTGGAAAACAGAAGGAAATACCTCTATTGTGGCTTGGTCGGTTTCACCCTAATGGTAGGACTGAGGCAGATTTATGAAGATTCTACTTTGATCCATTTCATTGAGGCGCTTTTCAAAGTATTCAACCTTTGGGCCTGGATATTGGCTTTGTTCGGTTATGCTGCTGCTTATCTTAATCGGCCAAGCAATGCACTTACCTATGCCAATGAATCTGTCTATCCTTTTTATATTCTACATCAGACCATCACCATTACCTTAGGTTATTATCTGATGCATGTGGGTTGGGGATTTTGGCCAAAGTTCTTGATCATGTCAGCCGGAACCTTTGGTTTTTCCTGGTTGATCTATGAGTTTGCTATTAGAAGATGGAAGTTGATAAGACCTTTATTCGGGCTAAAAGTGAGAAATCCTACAAGAATTGATAAGAGAATTCATGCCTAA
- a CDS encoding LytR/AlgR family response regulator transcription factor: protein MSANFKDFLKQPYPYYFKGKNLWILAAVIFGMSMAFNYFFEPFVVYRPEHKVSYFWISMIHSLNAFLCVLLIIGLNNLRVNEDRWTVGNEIALISGVLLLIGVSQFLVRDLIYNNPDNWSMRYFLEEVRNTFMVGVLFAVILVPMNYLRLMKAHLKTAKSLNSQQQSDFSLEREKLLPIVTQQKSDDFDLNPEEFLFAKSEGNYLEIYFEKGDKAKKVLKRMTLKELESQLQSFPHFFKTHRSFLVNLQKVAQVKGNAQGYQLEIKSHSDSLPVSRGMIDDFERKYKVS, encoded by the coding sequence ATGTCCGCAAATTTCAAAGATTTTCTAAAACAACCTTACCCCTATTATTTCAAGGGGAAAAACCTTTGGATCTTAGCTGCGGTGATATTCGGGATGAGCATGGCCTTCAATTATTTTTTTGAACCTTTTGTAGTTTACAGGCCTGAACATAAGGTCAGTTATTTTTGGATTTCCATGATACATTCTTTGAATGCCTTTCTTTGTGTATTGCTCATTATTGGTTTGAACAACTTGCGTGTAAATGAAGACAGGTGGACAGTAGGAAACGAAATTGCCTTGATTTCAGGTGTTTTGTTATTAATTGGAGTCAGTCAGTTTCTTGTTAGGGACCTAATCTATAATAACCCTGATAATTGGTCTATGCGATACTTTTTGGAGGAAGTCAGAAATACATTTATGGTTGGGGTTCTTTTTGCTGTTATTTTGGTTCCCATGAATTACCTGAGATTGATGAAGGCACATCTGAAAACCGCTAAATCTCTCAACAGTCAGCAACAGTCTGATTTTTCACTCGAAAGGGAAAAACTACTGCCTATTGTTACACAGCAAAAAAGTGATGACTTTGACCTCAACCCTGAAGAGTTTTTATTTGCCAAATCAGAAGGGAATTACTTGGAAATATATTTTGAGAAAGGTGACAAGGCAAAAAAAGTCTTAAAAAGAATGACACTGAAAGAACTTGAAAGCCAATTGCAATCCTTTCCCCATTTTTTCAAAACCCACAGGTCTTTTTTGGTCAATCTCCAAAAAGTTGCACAGGTAAAAGGCAATGCCCAAGGCTATCAACTGGAAATAAAAAGTCATTCTGATTCACTCCCTGTATCAAGAGGGATGATTGATGACTTTGAAAGAAAGTACAAAGTCTCATAA